A section of the Candidatus Eisenbacteria bacterium genome encodes:
- the holA gene encoding DNA polymerase III subunit delta, with amino-acid sequence MSQNELLRRAEKGERFGAYLFFGKDEFRKRLAIDQLLKSLSQEKIFAFDFEKLHADEIPIDELLAKAGSVGLFSGNKIIVVFEILDFDADERPRLLEYLRSPLSATSLIFTSQEKDVNRSPLFKVIEGSNHGVVVDFPQLTNRDAERWVRGEVKKAGKEISQGAIDMLLESCGMDLWTVGNELEKLIAYAGTSPALDQETVENVQGFGKEISVFEVAEKTSQKNRKAAFFALEKNLLAGTERNKVFPAISREYGLLAVSKAAGAGFPIPQHLRYVAWKINKLGPQAESLPWEDLRASLSSVFESEFELKNSRVPWDLGIELLLHKLTKK; translated from the coding sequence TTGAGCCAGAACGAGCTTCTTAGACGTGCTGAAAAAGGAGAGAGGTTTGGAGCGTACCTCTTTTTCGGAAAGGACGAATTCAGAAAGAGACTGGCCATTGACCAACTTCTTAAGTCACTTTCGCAGGAGAAGATATTCGCCTTTGATTTCGAGAAACTGCACGCAGACGAAATACCCATTGATGAGCTCCTCGCAAAAGCCGGGAGTGTGGGGCTTTTTTCCGGGAACAAGATAATCGTTGTTTTCGAGATCCTGGACTTCGACGCAGACGAAAGACCAAGACTCCTTGAGTATCTTCGATCCCCGCTCTCCGCTACTTCGCTCATATTCACTTCACAAGAAAAGGATGTGAACAGGTCGCCGCTTTTCAAGGTAATCGAAGGCTCGAATCACGGCGTTGTCGTGGATTTTCCTCAGCTCACCAATCGTGATGCAGAGCGGTGGGTCAGAGGAGAAGTGAAGAAGGCGGGGAAGGAGATAAGCCAGGGTGCAATAGATATGCTCCTTGAATCCTGCGGAATGGACCTCTGGACGGTTGGCAACGAGCTCGAAAAGTTGATCGCCTATGCGGGGACTTCTCCTGCGCTGGACCAGGAGACTGTTGAGAATGTCCAGGGCTTTGGAAAAGAGATTTCTGTTTTTGAAGTCGCAGAGAAAACTTCTCAGAAGAACAGGAAAGCTGCCTTCTTCGCACTTGAAAAGAACCTCTTGGCGGGAACGGAACGCAACAAGGTCTTCCCGGCGATCTCAAGGGAATACGGCCTCCTCGCTGTCTCAAAAGCAGCCGGAGCCGGCTTCCCAATACCTCAGCATCTGCGCTACGTTGCTTGGAAGATCAACAAGCTTGGACCTCAGGCAGAGTCGCTCCCATGGGAAGATCTCAGGGCCAGTCTCTCCAGTGTTTTTGAGTCTGAGTTCGAGCTCAAGAACAGCAGAGTTCCTTGGGACCTCGGTATCGAACTCCTTCTGCATAAATTGACAAAGAAATAG
- a CDS encoding LptE family protein, producing the protein MKLRSSLILFAFLGISGCGYTVSTLLPAHIKTVAVPVFKNETLEYGLEQELTEILTRSIIQDNHLRVTDESRANSVVLGTIIGYENRVFGYNAREQVEEYQVAITVKVEFKDLVKNKQIWSDDLVGLTTYDVAGSQATTEQLGRRRALESIAIDVITRTVEGW; encoded by the coding sequence GTGAAGCTGAGAAGCTCCCTGATTTTGTTTGCATTCCTCGGAATCTCGGGCTGCGGATACACGGTATCAACCTTGCTCCCGGCCCACATCAAGACAGTTGCTGTTCCTGTCTTCAAGAATGAGACGCTTGAATACGGCCTGGAGCAGGAACTCACCGAAATCCTCACGAGATCGATTATCCAGGACAACCATCTTAGAGTTACCGACGAATCCCGGGCGAATTCCGTTGTGCTTGGGACGATCATCGGCTATGAAAACAGAGTATTCGGTTACAATGCCCGCGAGCAGGTGGAGGAGTATCAGGTGGCAATTACGGTCAAAGTTGAATTCAAGGATCTCGTGAAGAACAAGCAGATTTGGTCTGATGACCTGGTCGGATTGACCACCTATGACGTGGCAGGCAGCCAGGCAACCACGGAGCAGTTGGGGAGAAGGAGAGCCCTGGAATCCATTGCCATCGACGTTATAACACGGACAGTCGAAGGGTGGTAG